One part of the Luteibacter yeojuensis genome encodes these proteins:
- a CDS encoding MFS transporter, with protein MTSSAPAPRTGTPPVRTPHVGLVILALAVGGFAIGTTEFASMSMLPLFAQGLGIDAPTAGHVISAYALGVVVGAPIMTVLGARVPRRRLLLILMAMFTLFNGLTGLSPSYHWMLAFRFLAGLPHGAYFGVAALVASSLVPANRRTRAVGQMFLGLTIATVVGVPLASWLGQAVGWRWAFALVALLGIATMSAVAAFAPEVRADDHASPLRELRALKRPQVWLTLGIGAIGFGGLFAVYTYLADILLTVTRMPLHSVPWVIGVFGIGLTAGNMIVPVFADRALMRTAGVLLVWSIVTLGILPFTAGNVWTLGLNVFLIGIGGALATVLQTRLMDVAGDAQGLAASLNHSAFNTANALGPFLGGLAIAHGYGWTSPGWVGSLLAVCGLAIWAMSVTAERRDDEVAAEPC; from the coding sequence ATGACCTCCTCCGCACCCGCCCCCCGTACGGGCACGCCGCCTGTTCGCACCCCTCATGTCGGCCTGGTGATCCTGGCCCTCGCCGTTGGCGGTTTCGCCATCGGTACCACCGAATTCGCCTCGATGAGCATGTTGCCCCTGTTCGCCCAGGGCCTGGGCATCGATGCGCCTACCGCCGGCCACGTCATCAGTGCCTACGCGCTGGGCGTGGTGGTCGGTGCGCCGATCATGACGGTGCTCGGAGCGCGTGTGCCGCGCCGCCGCCTGCTGCTGATCCTCATGGCGATGTTCACGCTGTTCAACGGCCTGACCGGATTGTCGCCCAGCTATCACTGGATGCTGGCGTTCCGCTTCCTCGCGGGTCTTCCGCATGGCGCTTACTTCGGGGTCGCGGCGCTGGTCGCCTCCTCGCTGGTGCCGGCGAACCGGCGCACGCGCGCCGTCGGCCAGATGTTCCTCGGCCTGACCATCGCCACGGTGGTCGGTGTGCCGTTGGCGAGCTGGCTGGGCCAGGCGGTCGGCTGGCGCTGGGCTTTCGCGCTGGTCGCGCTGCTCGGCATCGCGACGATGTCCGCCGTGGCCGCGTTCGCTCCGGAAGTGCGCGCCGACGACCATGCGAGTCCGCTGCGCGAACTCCGCGCGCTGAAGCGGCCGCAGGTCTGGCTCACCCTCGGCATCGGGGCGATCGGCTTCGGCGGCTTGTTCGCGGTGTACACCTACCTGGCGGACATTCTCCTCACCGTTACCCGGATGCCGCTGCATAGCGTGCCGTGGGTCATCGGCGTCTTCGGCATCGGCCTTACCGCGGGCAACATGATCGTGCCGGTGTTCGCGGATCGCGCGCTCATGCGCACGGCGGGCGTCCTGCTGGTGTGGAGCATAGTGACGCTGGGCATCCTGCCGTTCACTGCCGGCAACGTCTGGACGCTGGGGCTGAACGTATTCCTCATCGGTATCGGCGGTGCGCTGGCGACCGTGCTGCAAACGCGGCTGATGGACGTGGCGGGCGATGCGCAGGGCCTGGCCGCGTCGCTCAATCACTCGGCGTTCAACACGGCGAATGCGCTGGGGCCTTTCCTCGGAGGTCTGGCCATCGCGCACGGCTACGGATGGACGTCTCCGGGCTGGGTCGGAAGCCTTCTCGCGGTATGCGGTCTCGCCATCTGGGCGATGTCGGTCACGGCCGAACGCCGTGACGACGAGGTCGCCGCCGAACCTTGCTGA
- a CDS encoding LysR family transcriptional regulator, translating to MRPDNLSHLAAFAAVARHASFRKAGAELTLTTSAISYAIRNLEERLGVVLFHRTTRSVSLTEAGQRLLERLAPALLDVGEALEEMNNFRAAPAGTLRVNMPRVTAQLLLPGLLPRFLARYPDIHFEAVDNDGLIDIVALGFDAGIRFLEQVPEDMIAVPMGGEQRGACVASPEYIAKHGMPTHPNDLFQHDCIRFRFPSGRLYKWEFEQGATKLELDVRGRVTFGDLRLALDAALAGIGFTLVLDEQVTALVAEGRLRRVLEDWCPPYPGFMLYYPRQRRVTSALRAFIEFIREER from the coding sequence ATGCGTCCGGACAACCTTTCCCACCTCGCCGCCTTCGCCGCCGTGGCTCGCCATGCGAGCTTCCGCAAGGCAGGTGCCGAGCTGACCCTCACGACCTCGGCCATCAGCTATGCGATCCGGAACCTGGAGGAGCGCCTTGGCGTGGTGCTGTTCCATCGGACCACGCGCAGTGTCTCGCTGACCGAGGCGGGACAGCGGCTGCTCGAACGGCTGGCGCCCGCGCTCCTCGACGTGGGCGAAGCGCTGGAGGAAATGAACAACTTCCGCGCCGCGCCGGCGGGCACCCTCCGCGTCAACATGCCTCGGGTGACGGCCCAGCTGCTGCTGCCCGGCCTGCTGCCCCGCTTCCTGGCGCGCTATCCGGACATCCATTTCGAGGCGGTCGACAACGACGGCCTCATCGACATCGTCGCCCTTGGTTTCGACGCCGGCATCCGCTTCCTCGAGCAGGTGCCCGAGGACATGATCGCCGTGCCGATGGGCGGCGAGCAGCGGGGCGCCTGCGTGGCATCGCCCGAATACATCGCGAAACACGGCATGCCGACGCATCCGAACGACCTCTTCCAACACGATTGCATCCGCTTTCGCTTCCCCAGCGGGCGCCTCTACAAGTGGGAGTTCGAGCAGGGTGCGACGAAGCTGGAACTGGACGTGCGCGGACGCGTGACCTTCGGGGACTTGCGTCTCGCCCTCGATGCCGCCCTGGCCGGTATCGGCTTCACCCTTGTCCTGGACGAGCAGGTGACCGCACTGGTGGCCGAAGGACGACTGCGGCGGGTCCTCGAGGACTGGTGTCCGCCGTATCCGGGTTTCATGCTGTATTACCCGCGCCAGCGGCGCGTCACCTCGGCCTTGCGAGCCTTCATCGAGTTCATCCGGGAAGAACGGTAA
- a CDS encoding NAD(P)-dependent alcohol dehydrogenase: MFEVRGFAAPQANAPLVPFKVPRRDVGPNDVHIEILYSGICHSDLHQAQDDWGPGIFPMVPGHEIVGRVKAVGPGVTKFKVGDYAGVGCMVDSCRECESCKRDLEQYCLTHTSFTYNGTEQDKTTPTYGGYSTDIVVQERFTVKISEKLDLKATAPLLCAGITTYSPLRHWKVGPGQKVGVVGLGGLGHMGVKFAKAMGAHVTMITTSASKGADAKRLGADTVLLSTDADAMKAAASSFDFLLNTVPVSHDLNPYINLLKLDGTMVLVGVLTPIDGMIGGALMLPRRTIAGSAIGGMAETQEMMDFCAEHGIVSDIEVVDMASINETYKRLVKNDVRYRFVIDMATMPA; encoded by the coding sequence ATGTTCGAAGTCCGCGGATTCGCCGCTCCCCAGGCCAACGCGCCCCTCGTCCCCTTCAAGGTGCCGCGTCGCGATGTCGGCCCGAACGATGTGCATATCGAAATCCTCTACAGCGGCATCTGCCACTCCGACCTGCACCAGGCCCAGGACGACTGGGGTCCGGGCATCTTCCCGATGGTTCCCGGCCACGAGATCGTCGGCCGCGTGAAGGCCGTCGGCCCAGGCGTGACGAAGTTCAAGGTGGGCGACTATGCCGGCGTCGGCTGCATGGTCGACTCGTGTCGCGAGTGCGAGTCGTGCAAGCGCGACCTCGAGCAGTACTGCCTCACCCATACCAGCTTCACCTACAACGGCACCGAGCAGGACAAGACCACGCCGACCTACGGCGGCTACTCCACGGACATCGTGGTGCAGGAACGCTTCACGGTGAAGATCTCCGAGAAGCTCGACCTCAAGGCCACCGCTCCGCTCCTGTGCGCCGGCATCACCACGTATTCGCCGTTGCGGCATTGGAAGGTCGGCCCGGGACAGAAGGTGGGCGTCGTCGGCCTCGGCGGTCTCGGCCACATGGGCGTGAAGTTCGCCAAGGCGATGGGCGCGCACGTCACCATGATCACCACGTCGGCCTCCAAGGGCGCCGACGCGAAGCGCCTGGGTGCCGACACTGTCCTGCTCTCCACCGATGCGGACGCGATGAAGGCGGCGGCATCCAGCTTCGACTTCCTGCTCAACACGGTGCCCGTGTCGCACGACCTGAATCCGTACATCAACCTGTTGAAGCTCGACGGCACCATGGTGCTGGTCGGTGTGCTGACCCCGATCGACGGCATGATCGGCGGCGCCCTGATGCTGCCCCGCCGCACCATCGCCGGCTCGGCGATCGGCGGCATGGCGGAAACGCAGGAGATGATGGATTTCTGCGCCGAGCACGGCATCGTGTCGGACATCGAGGTGGTGGACATGGCCTCGATCAACGAGACGTACAAGCGCCTGGTGAAGAACGACGTGCGCTACCGCTTCGTGATCGACATGGCGACGATGCCCGCCTGA
- a CDS encoding winged helix-turn-helix transcriptional regulator produces the protein MDTDKLSSGTCAISRGLAHVGDAWSALILRDASLGMTQFDQFRTSLGIAPNILSRRLKSLTEAGVLEKRRYSERPPRDEYVLTQAGRDFLPILAAMGEWGRRYNGGGRALSRLVDSETGAPIHAVVVDGRTGRPLDRMALRLEMPD, from the coding sequence ATGGACACCGACAAACTTTCTTCAGGCACCTGCGCGATCTCCCGGGGCCTGGCCCACGTGGGCGACGCCTGGAGCGCGCTGATCCTCCGCGACGCGAGCCTGGGCATGACCCAGTTCGACCAGTTCAGAACCAGCCTCGGCATCGCGCCGAACATCCTGTCGCGCCGATTGAAATCCCTGACCGAGGCGGGTGTCTTGGAGAAGCGCCGCTACAGCGAACGGCCGCCCCGCGACGAATACGTGCTGACCCAGGCGGGTCGCGATTTCCTTCCGATCCTGGCCGCGATGGGGGAATGGGGCCGCCGTTACAACGGGGGCGGCCGGGCGCTGTCCCGGCTGGTCGACAGCGAGACGGGCGCGCCCATCCATGCCGTGGTCGTGGACGGCAGGACGGGCAGGCCCCTCGATCGGATGGCGTTGCGGCTGGAGATGCCGGACTGA
- a CDS encoding SDR family NAD(P)-dependent oxidoreductase, translating into MNTQNKGKALITGASSGIGEVYAERLADRGYDLVLVARRLDRLEALARKIAERTGRKAEVLQADLGDRAGIAAVERRLAEDEAITLLINNAGISLEGSILENGSAQIEKLITVNTLAPTLLAAAAAKAFVARDRGGIVNIASVLAFVPEMMDGLYSGTKAHLLNITLGLASKLQGTKVRAQAVLPGATRSEIWEKSGKDVDTLMPGMVMDTADLVDAALVGYDRGEVVTIPPLADEGQFKAYDAARLAMAPNLSRKDVAPRYRA; encoded by the coding sequence ATGAACACCCAGAACAAAGGTAAGGCACTGATTACAGGCGCTTCTTCAGGCATCGGCGAAGTCTATGCCGAACGTCTGGCCGACCGCGGCTACGACCTGGTCCTGGTCGCCCGCCGTCTCGACCGCCTCGAAGCCCTGGCCCGGAAGATCGCCGAGCGCACCGGCCGCAAGGCGGAAGTCCTCCAGGCCGACCTTGGCGATCGCGCCGGCATCGCGGCCGTCGAGCGCCGGCTCGCGGAGGACGAGGCGATCACCCTGTTGATCAACAACGCCGGTATCTCGCTGGAAGGCAGCATCCTCGAGAACGGCAGCGCGCAGATCGAGAAGCTCATCACGGTGAACACGCTTGCCCCGACCCTCCTCGCGGCGGCAGCGGCCAAGGCGTTCGTGGCCCGCGACCGCGGCGGCATTGTCAACATCGCCTCCGTGCTGGCCTTCGTGCCGGAGATGATGGACGGTCTGTACAGCGGCACCAAGGCGCACCTGCTCAATATCACCCTCGGCCTCGCGTCGAAGCTGCAAGGCACGAAGGTGCGGGCGCAGGCGGTGCTGCCGGGCGCCACCCGCTCGGAGATCTGGGAGAAGTCGGGCAAGGACGTGGACACCCTCATGCCCGGCATGGTCATGGACACGGCCGACCTGGTCGATGCCGCACTCGTCGGTTACGACCGCGGCGAAGTCGTCACCATCCCGCCACTTGCGGACGAAGGCCAGTTCAAGGCGTACGACGCCGCGCGCCTCGCGATGGCGCCGAACCTGTCGCGCAAGGACGTGGCGCCGCGCTACCGCGCCTGA
- the rbsB gene encoding ribose ABC transporter substrate-binding protein RbsB, with protein MRTLNFLTAAAVVLLSACSQQGPGDTSPAAAATAGGNAASGTPVIGLALSTQNNPFFVELKDGAQKAAKDAGVRLVVVDAQDDPARQISSVEDLIQKRVSVILLNPTDSSALAGAVQSAQRANIPVVTLDRGVDGAEVASHIASDNVAGGKMAADYLDKALGGKGNIIELQGVAGTSASRERGQGFDDAVAATGMKIVAKQPANFDRAQGLSVSENLLQGHADVQAIFAQNDEMALGAVQALTGKNKKVLVVGFDGTPDGKAAVQNGSMAATVAQQPEEIGRLGVETAKKLIDKQPVEKSIAVPLKLLTKE; from the coding sequence ATGCGCACACTCAACTTCCTTACCGCGGCGGCCGTCGTGCTGCTCTCCGCCTGTTCGCAGCAGGGTCCGGGCGACACCTCGCCGGCGGCGGCCGCGACCGCCGGCGGTAACGCCGCGTCGGGCACCCCCGTGATCGGCCTCGCGCTGTCCACGCAGAACAATCCGTTCTTCGTCGAACTGAAGGACGGCGCGCAGAAGGCGGCGAAGGACGCCGGCGTGCGGCTCGTGGTCGTCGACGCGCAGGACGATCCCGCCCGGCAGATCTCGAGCGTGGAGGATCTCATCCAGAAGCGCGTGTCGGTGATCCTGCTCAATCCAACCGATTCCTCCGCGCTCGCCGGTGCCGTGCAATCGGCGCAGCGCGCGAACATCCCTGTCGTCACGCTGGACCGTGGCGTCGACGGTGCGGAGGTCGCTTCGCATATCGCCTCGGACAACGTCGCGGGCGGAAAGATGGCGGCCGACTACCTGGACAAGGCACTGGGCGGCAAGGGCAACATCATCGAGCTGCAGGGCGTGGCCGGTACGTCGGCGTCGCGCGAACGCGGCCAGGGCTTCGACGATGCCGTCGCCGCGACCGGCATGAAGATCGTGGCGAAGCAGCCCGCCAACTTCGACCGCGCGCAGGGCCTTTCGGTGAGCGAGAACCTGCTCCAGGGCCACGCCGACGTCCAGGCCATCTTCGCGCAGAACGACGAGATGGCACTCGGCGCGGTGCAGGCGCTTACCGGCAAGAACAAGAAGGTGCTGGTCGTCGGCTTCGACGGCACACCCGACGGCAAGGCCGCGGTGCAGAACGGCAGCATGGCCGCCACGGTGGCGCAGCAGCCGGAAGAAATCGGCAGGCTCGGCGTCGAGACGGCGAAGAAGCTGATCGACAAGCAGCCAGTGGAGAAATCGATCGCTGTGCCGCTCAAACTCCTGACCAAGGAATAG
- a CDS encoding ABC transporter permease subunit, giving the protein MTRVNWNRVAPLLQRLGSVIGLLLLFIVLSVLSPDFLSASNLLSVLRQISVNALIAFGMTFVILAGGIDLSVGAILAFTGAITGGLLAAGHGVTVAVGAGLGLGLLLGMVNGVLVSWGRVAPFIATLGTLTLLRGLTLVYTQGTPIAAPNQGFALLGKGYLFHLVPLPVVLMFAAFGVCGFLLRGTVFGRHVMAIGGNEEAARLSGVRIAPMKLAIYGLSGLLSAFAGIVLTSRLDSAQPTAGVGYELDAIAAVVLGGTSLSGGRGWLFGTLVGALLIGFLNNGLNLLGVSSFYQQVVKGIVILIAVLLDRRK; this is encoded by the coding sequence ATGACACGAGTGAACTGGAACCGCGTGGCGCCGCTGCTCCAGCGACTGGGCTCGGTGATCGGGCTGCTGCTGCTCTTTATCGTGCTCTCCGTCCTGAGCCCCGATTTCCTTTCCGCGAGCAACCTGCTGTCGGTGCTGCGCCAGATTTCGGTCAACGCGCTCATCGCCTTCGGCATGACCTTCGTCATCCTCGCCGGCGGTATCGATCTCTCGGTCGGCGCCATCCTCGCGTTCACCGGCGCCATCACGGGCGGATTGCTAGCGGCCGGCCATGGTGTGACGGTGGCCGTGGGCGCGGGTCTCGGCCTTGGCCTGCTGCTGGGCATGGTCAACGGCGTGCTCGTGTCCTGGGGCAGGGTGGCGCCGTTCATCGCCACGCTCGGCACGCTCACGTTGCTGCGCGGACTGACGCTGGTTTACACGCAAGGCACACCCATCGCGGCACCGAACCAGGGCTTCGCCCTGCTCGGCAAGGGATACCTCTTCCATCTCGTGCCGCTGCCCGTGGTGTTGATGTTCGCCGCCTTCGGCGTGTGCGGCTTCCTCCTTCGCGGCACGGTGTTCGGACGCCATGTCATGGCCATCGGCGGCAACGAGGAAGCGGCGCGCCTGTCGGGCGTGCGCATCGCGCCGATGAAGCTCGCCATCTACGGGCTCTCCGGTCTCCTTTCCGCCTTCGCGGGCATCGTGCTCACCTCGCGCCTGGATTCCGCGCAACCCACCGCCGGCGTCGGTTACGAGCTCGACGCCATCGCCGCCGTGGTGCTCGGCGGCACCAGCCTTTCCGGCGGCCGCGGCTGGCTCTTCGGCACGCTGGTGGGCGCACTGCTCATCGGCTTCCTCAACAACGGCCTCAACCTGCTGGGCGTCAGCTCGTTCTACCAGCAGGTCGTCAAGGGCATCGTCATCCTTATCGCCGTCCTGCTCGACAGGCGGAAGTGA
- a CDS encoding sugar ABC transporter ATP-binding protein produces the protein MNAPLVRMHDIHKAFGPVKVLEGVDFELLPSEVHALMGENGAGKSTLMKILTGIYAPDAGSIEVGGKAATIATPADAERYGIAIIHQELNLIPSLSVADNLFLGREIHRFGLLDRRAMRRRATEWLTRVGMESLDPDTLVERLSVGRQQMVEIARALGQEARVLIMDEPTAALTEHETDTLFRLIRELREQGKGIVYVSHRMEEIFALCDRISVLRDGQFVGTRPVPGLAFDEVVKMMVGRTLDARYPTRTPKIGAVRLKVEHVGGGMVHDVSFDLHAGEVLGVAGLLGAGRTELARLLFGLDTLASGKVTLDGVVVTPTSPSEAIHSGFGFVTEDRKAQGLVLDLSLRENVSLPRVPAHAGLVDRPAEKKQTRGLIDALKIRTRDMELDVRSLSGGNQQKVVLAKWLALKPRVLILDEPTRGVDVGGKAEIYHIINQLAEQGVAILMISSELPEVLAMSDRILVMHEGHATALLDAHGTTQEAVITAATGGK, from the coding sequence ATGAACGCACCCCTCGTCCGTATGCACGACATCCACAAGGCATTCGGCCCGGTGAAGGTGCTCGAAGGCGTGGATTTCGAACTGCTGCCGAGTGAAGTGCACGCCCTGATGGGCGAGAACGGCGCGGGCAAATCCACGCTGATGAAGATCCTCACGGGGATCTACGCGCCCGACGCGGGCAGCATCGAGGTGGGCGGCAAGGCCGCGACGATCGCGACGCCTGCCGATGCCGAGCGATACGGCATCGCCATCATCCACCAGGAACTGAACCTCATCCCCTCGCTCAGCGTGGCGGACAACCTCTTCCTCGGACGCGAGATCCACCGTTTCGGCCTGCTCGACCGCCGCGCGATGCGACGCCGCGCCACCGAATGGCTGACGCGCGTGGGGATGGAGAGCCTCGACCCCGACACGCTGGTCGAGCGTCTTTCGGTCGGCCGACAGCAGATGGTGGAAATCGCGCGCGCCCTCGGCCAGGAAGCCCGCGTGCTGATCATGGACGAACCGACCGCGGCGCTGACCGAGCACGAGACCGACACGCTGTTCCGTCTTATCCGCGAACTGCGCGAGCAGGGCAAAGGCATCGTGTACGTCTCGCACCGCATGGAAGAGATCTTCGCCCTGTGCGACCGCATTTCCGTGCTGCGCGACGGCCAGTTCGTCGGGACGCGTCCGGTCCCCGGCCTCGCCTTCGACGAGGTGGTGAAGATGATGGTCGGGCGCACGCTGGATGCACGCTACCCCACGCGCACGCCGAAGATCGGCGCGGTGCGCCTGAAGGTCGAACACGTCGGCGGCGGCATGGTGCACGACGTGAGCTTCGACCTGCACGCGGGCGAAGTGCTCGGCGTGGCCGGCTTGCTAGGCGCCGGCCGCACCGAGCTGGCGCGATTGCTGTTCGGCCTGGACACGCTCGCCTCGGGAAAGGTGACCCTCGATGGGGTCGTCGTGACACCGACCTCGCCGAGTGAGGCGATCCACTCCGGGTTCGGCTTCGTCACCGAGGACCGCAAGGCACAGGGCCTGGTCCTCGACCTCAGCCTGCGCGAGAACGTAAGCCTTCCGCGCGTGCCCGCGCACGCGGGGCTCGTCGACCGTCCCGCCGAGAAGAAGCAGACACGCGGCCTCATCGACGCGCTGAAGATCCGCACGCGCGACATGGAACTGGACGTCCGCTCGCTGTCCGGCGGCAACCAGCAGAAGGTGGTGCTCGCCAAATGGCTGGCGCTGAAGCCGCGCGTGCTCATCCTCGACGAACCCACCCGCGGTGTCGACGTGGGCGGCAAGGCCGAGATCTACCACATCATCAACCAGCTCGCGGAGCAGGGCGTGGCGATCCTCATGATCTCCTCGGAACTGCCGGAGGTGCTTGCCATGAGCGACCGCATCCTCGTGATGCACGAGGGCCATGCCACGGCATTGCTCGACGCGCACGGCACCACCCAGGAAGCCGTGATAACCGCCGCGACCGGAGGCAAGTGA
- the rbsD gene encoding D-ribose pyranase, whose amino-acid sequence MRRNGLLHAELNRVVAAMGHTDTLVIGDVGLPVPPGVPCIDLAVLPGTPPFATVFEAVYAELAVERVTMASEIHAKNRAMVALGERLRNDGVGVDEVPHDELKRLSARAVAIVRTGETSPYANVILHAGVTFR is encoded by the coding sequence ATGAGGCGCAACGGCCTGTTGCATGCCGAACTCAACCGTGTCGTCGCGGCCATGGGCCATACCGATACGCTGGTCATCGGCGACGTGGGCCTGCCGGTACCTCCGGGCGTGCCCTGCATCGACCTCGCCGTGCTTCCCGGCACGCCGCCGTTCGCCACGGTGTTCGAGGCGGTGTATGCCGAGCTGGCCGTCGAGCGGGTGACGATGGCGAGCGAGATCCACGCGAAGAACCGTGCGATGGTGGCGCTGGGCGAGCGGCTGCGGAACGACGGCGTCGGCGTGGACGAGGTACCCCATGACGAGTTGAAGCGGCTGAGCGCCCGTGCCGTCGCCATCGTGCGTACCGGCGAAACCTCGCCGTACGCCAACGTCATCCTGCATGCGGGCGTCACCTTCCGATGA
- the rbsK gene encoding ribokinase: MTRIVVVGSINMDLVTLAPRFPDPGETLTGDRFLTIPGGKGANQAVAAARLGASVAMVGCIGDDAFGRQLHDGLVAEGVDVAHVARVEGVGSGTASITVAGGENSIVVVPGANGRVTPAQVEAARDVVRGADALLVQLEIPLDAVEATLRIAQEEGVPVILNPAPAQRLPLEWLSQVRFLTPNQHELAAALGAAGDADFRDLMRRAPCPVVLTRGEDGAWFSEKDEEPRHQAGFKVEAVDSTGAGDTFNAALAVYLSEGLEVAVRKACAAAAIAVSRLGAQDGMPRAGELADFLAARP; encoded by the coding sequence ATGACGCGAATCGTCGTCGTCGGCAGCATCAACATGGACCTGGTGACCCTCGCCCCGCGCTTCCCCGATCCGGGCGAAACGCTGACGGGCGACCGCTTCCTCACCATTCCCGGCGGCAAGGGCGCGAACCAGGCCGTCGCCGCGGCGCGACTCGGTGCAAGCGTGGCGATGGTGGGCTGCATCGGCGACGACGCGTTCGGCCGGCAATTGCACGACGGCCTCGTCGCCGAAGGCGTGGACGTCGCGCATGTCGCGCGCGTCGAAGGCGTCGGCAGCGGCACCGCGTCGATCACCGTCGCCGGCGGCGAGAACAGCATCGTCGTCGTGCCCGGCGCGAACGGCCGCGTCACGCCGGCGCAGGTCGAAGCCGCGCGCGACGTCGTGCGCGGTGCCGACGCCTTGCTGGTGCAGCTGGAGATTCCGCTGGACGCCGTCGAGGCCACGCTGCGCATCGCGCAGGAGGAGGGCGTACCCGTCATCCTCAATCCCGCGCCCGCACAACGCCTTCCCCTCGAATGGCTGTCGCAGGTTCGCTTCCTCACCCCGAACCAGCATGAGCTCGCCGCGGCGCTCGGCGCCGCAGGCGATGCCGACTTCCGCGACCTCATGCGTCGCGCGCCCTGCCCGGTCGTGCTGACCCGGGGCGAGGACGGTGCGTGGTTCAGCGAAAAGGACGAGGAGCCGCGCCACCAGGCGGGCTTCAAGGTCGAGGCCGTGGACAGCACCGGTGCCGGCGACACCTTCAACGCCGCGCTGGCGGTGTATCTCTCCGAAGGCCTCGAGGTCGCCGTGCGCAAGGCCTGCGCCGCCGCCGCCATCGCCGTGTCGCGCCTGGGTGCCCAGGACGGCATGCCCCGCGCCGGCGAGCTGGCGGATTTCCTGGCCGCACGGCCATGA
- a CDS encoding gamma-butyrobetaine hydroxylase-like domain-containing protein, producing the protein MVYPRPTDIVLHATSRILEVVFDNGERFRLPCEYLRVNSPSAEVQGHGPGQKVLVSGKRDVCIAALEPTGHYGVLIRFDDGHASGIFGWDTLHDLGRAYDTAWPAYLAELEAKGLSR; encoded by the coding sequence GTGGTCTATCCCCGCCCCACCGACATCGTCCTGCATGCGACCTCGCGCATCCTCGAGGTCGTTTTCGACAACGGCGAGCGCTTCCGTCTTCCCTGCGAATACCTCCGCGTGAATTCGCCCAGCGCCGAAGTGCAGGGCCACGGCCCGGGGCAGAAGGTTCTGGTCTCGGGCAAGCGCGACGTCTGCATCGCGGCACTCGAACCCACCGGCCATTACGGCGTGTTGATCCGCTTCGACGACGGGCACGCCAGCGGCATCTTCGGCTGGGACACGCTCCACGACCTCGGTCGCGCCTACGACACGGCATGGCCGGCCTACCTCGCCGAACTCGAGGCGAAGGGGCTTTCCCGCTAG